Sequence from the Lasioglossum baleicum chromosome 9, iyLasBale1, whole genome shotgun sequence genome:
CAAGAAAAGGTCGCTTTTGCTCGACGAAGATGGACACACGAAGGAACACagcgtttaacaaaatattcacTAACTTTATTCTCAACGGCATCGGTTAACAAAGTAGGGTAACAACAACATCGTATAAAAAGAAGACTATACATAAAGGACACGTTAGATACGAGTCGATCTCGTCGAAGGAGATAGTGAAAGGGTCGTGTCAGTCGATTAATCGAAGAGAAACGCTTAACTCTCTAAAACTTATTGTAGACCTACGGTAATATATACAGCGGCTTATTATACAATACTATCTCGGACAACTCTTTTGTACAAGCATCctatgggggggggggcgatgATGTGTTTAATGATTGGGGAACGCGAAATTCGCCGGCGTGCCATTTTGTTTAGTCGTTAACGGCGGCGGAACCAGGTCCTGGCTGAGACCGGGGCCTTTGTCGCTGGGTTTCGATGATCTGTCCCACCTAATTTTGTTCTCGTCTACTTGACGCTGTCGGGCCGCGCCGTTTTGCTTCGAGATTGTCTCGGGACTGTTCGGAACAAGTTGCGAACCTTGAACCTGGTTATCCTTCCGATCCTCCCATCCGTGATGATGATGGTGGTCCTCGGACGGGAACCATTCCGATATCCAAACTGGCTTCCAGATCTTCTTCCACGCAGGCACCCAGATCTCCTTCCAGGCTGGCACCCAGATTTGCTTCCAGGCCTCCTTCCACTCAAGCTTCTTATCAGGGACCCACTCTTGCTTCTTGTCCGTCTTCCAGATCTGTTTCCAAGCCTCTTTCCACTCGAGCTTCTTGTCAGGCACCCAGATCTGTTTCTTCGATGGCTTCCAAATCTGCTTCCACTCCTCTTTCCAGACTAGCTTCTTGTCATCCACCCAAATCTGCTTCTTAGCGGGCTTCCAAATCTGTTTCCAGGCTGGCTCCCACTCCAGCTTCTTGTCAGGCACCCAGATCTGCTTCTTCGCGGGCTTCCAGTATTTCTTCCACAGCGGTTTCCAAATCAGCTTCTTCTTCCAAAGGTCGTGGCTCGTGTACTCCCAGCCGTGGTGATCTTTACCATGGTAATGTTCGCCAGGGATGCCGACCTTGACCCATTCCGGGATCCAGATCTTTTTCCAAGCCGGTACTTGAATCTCTTTCCACGCGGGAACTTGGATCTCCTTCCAGATCGGCTTCCAGATCTTCTTCCACGCGGGTACCTGTATGTCCTTCCACGCCGGCACCTGGATAGGCTTCCAGACCGGTTTCCAGATCTTCTTCCAAGCTGGTACTTGAATCTCCTTCCATACAGGCACCTGGATCTCTTTCCACACAGGCTTCCAGTACTTCTTCCAGACTGGCACCTGGATCTCCTTCCACACCGCCTTCTGCGTCGGCACCCAGATCGGCTTCCAGATCTTCTTCCACGCGGGCTTCCAGATCTGTTTCTTTGCCGGCTTCCAGATCTTCTTCCAGCCTGGCTTCCAGATCAGCTTCTTCTTCCAATAGCCCTGGTCGTGGTGATCATGATGATGATGATCGTCGTGATGTTCTTCGAGGCCTCCGCCGCCACCACTGCCACCCGAAGGACCATAACCACCGCCGAGGTCTCCGCCACCGGAATGACCTAACGCGCTGATATCTCCGCCACCGGAATGGCCTAAATCACCGCCAAGGTCGCCGCCACCACCAGAGTGACCAAAACCACCGCCGAGGTCGCTGCCACCGGAATGGCCGAAACCACCGCCGAGGTCGCCGCCACCGGAATGGCCGAAACCACCACCGATGTCACCGCCACCGGAATGGCCGAAGCCACCACCGAGGCCACCTAAGTCGCCACCGCCGTGTCCACCCCCTAAGTCGCCACCGCCGTGTCCACCCCCTAAATCGCCACCGTAACCGCCAAAGTCACCACCGCCGTGGCCGCCACCCAAGTCATCGCCCCATCTCTTCTGGGCCGCTGTTCCATATCTGAAAAACAGAGTAATGATcattaataaaataacaataaaatcaTGGCAAATAATAGCGAACGTATAATTAACTTATTTATTACGGCGATAAACAAAATTAGTGTGCTCAaacgaaaattatttataacctGACCCGATGGATATCTGCAGAGATAAATTGTTTATTGTCTCCGCCTTTCCCGTGCTAATTAAGACAGTGAGAAGTTAATTAACTCGAGTATGCACTGCTTTGTTCACCTCGTACGTGCATCGACGTAAACTTCCCAAAAGAATTTGATTTCGCAAACAATGAAGACTCATTGTCAGACCAATATATTGTCCTCTAATAATACAAACATACAAATTTTGCCAGCAAATGTGAGAACGTCTCAAAGTTTCAATACGTTTCTCGCGAGATTATGGACACCTCACTGTAATTACGGACATGTCGATCTTTAATTAACGAAGA
This genomic interval carries:
- the LOC143211980 gene encoding uncharacterized protein LOC143211980, with the translated sequence MRIRSGCAAALVVLLQAVLVASKALDQNQLQQQSPQQSRQQVPYGTAAQKRWGDDLGGGHGGGDFGGYGGDLGGGHGGGDLGGGHGGGDLGGLGGGFGHSGGGDIGGGFGHSGGGDLGGGFGHSGGSDLGGGFGHSGGGGDLGGDLGHSGGGDISALGHSGGGDLGGGYGPSGGSGGGGGLEEHHDDHHHHDHHDQGYWKKKLIWKPGWKKIWKPAKKQIWKPAWKKIWKPIWVPTQKAVWKEIQVPVWKKYWKPVWKEIQVPVWKEIQVPAWKKIWKPVWKPIQVPAWKDIQVPAWKKIWKPIWKEIQVPAWKEIQVPAWKKIWIPEWVKVGIPGEHYHGKDHHGWEYTSHDLWKKKLIWKPLWKKYWKPAKKQIWVPDKKLEWEPAWKQIWKPAKKQIWVDDKKLVWKEEWKQIWKPSKKQIWVPDKKLEWKEAWKQIWKTDKKQEWVPDKKLEWKEAWKQIWVPAWKEIWVPAWKKIWKPVWISEWFPSEDHHHHHGWEDRKDNQVQGSQLVPNSPETISKQNGAARQRQVDENKIRWDRSSKPSDKGPGLSQDLVPPPLTTKQNGTPANFAFPNH